The following DNA comes from Pseudomonas sp. Tri1.
TCAGCAGCACGTCCTGCTCTACTTGCAGGCCGGCGGTCAGGCGGATCGACAACGACTGGCCTTCGAAGGTCGCCACCGCGTTGCCCTGGGCCTTGAGCTTGAGGAAATTGGAGTTACCCAGGAAGGACGCGACAAAGGCGTTCGGCGGGTTCTGGTAGAGGTCATAGCCGCTGCCCAGGCCGACGATCTTGCCGTGGCTGAAAATCGCAATGCGCTGGGACAGGCGCATGGCTTCTTCCTGGTCGTGGGTGACGTAGACGATGGTGATGCCCAAGCGCCGATGCAGTTGGCGCAGTTCATCCTGCAGGTCTTCACGGAGTTTTTTGTCCAGGGCGCCGAGGGGTTCATCCATCAGCAGAATACGTGGCTCATAGACCAGCGCCCGGGCAATCGCCACACGCTGCTGCTGGCCGCCGGAGAGTTGCGAAGGCCGCCGATGGGCGAACTCGCCCAGTTGCACGAGCTTGAGCATCGCATCGACTCGGCGTTCGCGTTCGGCGCTCGCCAGTTTGCGGATCGCCAGGGGAAAGGCGATGTTGTCGCGCACCGACAGATGCGGGAACAGTGAGTAACGTTGGAACACCATGCCGATGTCACGCTTGTGCGGCGGAACGTTGACCAAGGACTTGCCGTCCACCAGGATCTCGCCGCTGCTGGGGGTCTCAAACCCGGCGAGCATCGACAGCGTGGTGCTCTTGCCTGAGCCGCTGGAGCCGAGGAAGGTCAGGAATTCGCCGTCCTGGATGTCCAGGGAGATATCGTCCACGGCGGCAAAATCGCCGTAATGCTTGTTCAGGTTGCGCAGGCTGACCAGGGTCTTGTTGTGCTGTTGTGCGGGGTCTTTGACGGCACTCATTGTGTTCTCCTAGGCGCTCAGGCGCTGATTTCGTTGCGCCGGCGCAGGGCGGCGGCGATCACCATCACCAACACCGAGAGGCCGATCAGCAACGTCGAAGCGACGGCGATCACAGGCGTCAGGTCCTGGCGCAGGGTGGTCCACATTTTTACCGGCAGGGTTTGCAGGGTCGGGCTGGCCATCATCACGCT
Coding sequences within:
- a CDS encoding ABC transporter ATP-binding protein, whose product is MSAVKDPAQQHNKTLVSLRNLNKHYGDFAAVDDISLDIQDGEFLTFLGSSGSGKSTTLSMLAGFETPSSGEILVDGKSLVNVPPHKRDIGMVFQRYSLFPHLSVRDNIAFPLAIRKLASAERERRVDAMLKLVQLGEFAHRRPSQLSGGQQQRVAIARALVYEPRILLMDEPLGALDKKLREDLQDELRQLHRRLGITIVYVTHDQEEAMRLSQRIAIFSHGKIVGLGSGYDLYQNPPNAFVASFLGNSNFLKLKAQGNAVATFEGQSLSIRLTAGLQVEQDVLLMVRPEKALALSVEQAAQEPLAAGWNEVSAKVVEVLFLGESQTCSVMTSSGTAMTVKALSAAGMPLKAGDPVRVRWATADACVYTQWVESDLNKAAGAH